Part of the Bacillus sp. THAF10 genome is shown below.
GCATGGAAAAACTTCTTGACGAGAATTTTTTAGCATATACAGCATTTTTAACACCATCCCAGCACCTGTATATAAGCTATAGTTTAGCCGATGAAGAAGGAAAATCCTTATTAGCCTCCTCCTATATAAAACGGATAAAAGAGATGTTTCCTAGAATAGAAGAGCAACTTCTGTTAAATGATCCAACTGAAAATAAACAGGAACATCCATTACGGTACATTCACACCCCAGCGACAACTCTCTCCAACCTTGCCATACAGCTTCAAGGATGGATGAAGAAATATCCTGTGGAACCTACTTGGTGGGATGTCTATAATACGCTACTTGAAAATCAAAAATGGTCAGAGCGAACCAAGCATGTCGTGAATAGCTTGTTTTATAAAAATGAAGCCAAAAAATTAACAAACTCTATCAGCAGAGAGCTTTATGGTACACACATGGAGGCAAGTGTATCGAGGATGGAAAAGTTCAGTGCATGCGCATTTTCCCATTTTGCTTCTCATGGTCTCAAATTAAAGGACAGGAAAATCTATCGTTTGGAAGCACCCGATATTGGAGAGCTTTTTCACGCGGCCTTAAAGCATATTTCAGATGTTCTAAGACACAACAAAACGGATTGGAAAAGTCTCACGAAGCAGCAATGTGAAGTACTGGCAAGGGAAGCGGTGGATATGCTTTCTCCTAAACTGCAAGGGGAGATTCTGCTTAGCTCCAACCGGTTCCAATACATTAAAAAGAAGCTTGAAACAGTCATTACGAGAGCATCACAAATCCTAAGCGATCACGCAAAAGCGAGTAAATTTACACCGGTAGGACTCGAGCTTGGGTTTGGAAGAACGGGCGAGCTTCCGCCAATAAAAATTGACTTACCAAATGATGTAACGATGGAGCTGATTGGCAGAATTGATAGAGTCGACCGTGCGGAAGGAAGTAACGGCTTGCTCCTACGAATTGTTGACTACAAATCTAGCAAAAAGGCACTCGATCTTACGGAAGTGTACTACGGTTTAGCCCTACAAATGCTTACCTATTTGGATATCGTCATCACGCATTCCAAAAGCTGGTTAGGTGATCAGGCGAACCCAGCAGGTGTCTTGTATTTTCATGTGCATAATCCAATGATTAAAAAGAGTGGAATGATACCAGAGGATATCATTGAAGAAGAAATTTTTAAAAGCTTTAAAATGAAAGGCTTGCTGTTAGGCGATGAGGAGACCGTTCGATTAATGGACCAAACGGTAGATAGCGGTCACTCCAAAATTGTCTCAGCCTCCTTCAAAAAGAACGGTGGCTTTCAAGCTGCCTCCTCCATCGCAAGTGAAGAGGAGTTTACGAGTCTTAGAAAATACGTAAGGCAAACCTTTGAGGAGATTGGAAGTAAAATAGCAGAAGGAGAAACAGCCATTGCACCGTATAAACTAAAAGATCAGGTTCCATGTACATTTTGTTCCTATAAGCCTTTTTGTCAATTTGACACATCACTTGATGAGAATGATTACAGAGTTCTGCAGAGTATTCCGAAAGATGAGGTTATCACCTCCATTAAAGATAAGTTGGAAGGAGGAGGTACAAGGTGATATTAGACGTTATTCCAAAGCCAGATGGGGCACAATGGACAGACGATCAATGGAAGGCAATAGTAGCTTCTGGCAGAGATATGCTTGTTGCCGCAGCAGCTGGTTCCGGGAAAACAGCCGTGTTAGTCGAGCGGATTATTACTAAAATGGTAAGTGAGCATGTGGATGTAGACAGACTTCTTGTTGTAACGTTCACCAATGCATCAGCAGCCGAAATGAGGCACAGAATTGGAGAAGCACTAGAAAAAGAGCTTGAGAAAAAACCAGCCTCTTTGCACTTGCGCAGGCAGCTTAGTTTATTAAATCGTGCATCCATCTCTACCATCCATTCCTTTTGTCTGGAGGTAATTAGAAAATATTATTACTTAATTGATATCGATCCAGGCTTTCGTATTGCAGATACAACGGAAATTCAATTGCTGCAGGAAGAAGTCTTAGAAATGGTATTTGAAGAGGAGTATGGACAAGAGAACGATGCTTTCTTTGACCTTGTTGACCGTTTTACAAGCGACCGAACAGACCATGCCTTACAGGAGTTAGTCCTCAAACTTTATGAATTTTCTCGTGCAAACGAAGACCCAGAGCAGTGGCTTGAGGATATTGTGACGTTTTATCGGTCAGCAAATGAGGAGAGCATCGATCATTTTCCCTTTATAGAAATGCTGAAAAATATGATAAAGCTTCAACTTGAAGCTGCTCGTACTCTTTTGGAAAAGGCGAGTGAGCTTACGCTTCGCCCAGGAGGACCTGCTCCGCGTGCAGAAAATGTAGAACAAGATCTTTCTCAGCTATTCCGGCTGCTGGAAGGGCTAAATCTATCATGGGAGGATTTATACGCTTCCATGCAGGAGTTAGAGTTTCCTCGAGCAAAAACCTGCCGTGGCGATGAATATGACAAAGATTTGCTGGAAGCGTGGACAAAGGCTCGTAATCAAGCAAAAGACATCGTGAATGGAATAAAGGAAGAATTTTTCACTAGAAGGCCAGAATCCTTGTTAACGGACTTGGCGGAGCTTGCCCCTGTTATGGACATGTTAGTGAAATTGGTGAAAAAATATGGAAACGCCTTTCATTTACTAAAGCAGGAAAAAGGATTGGTCGATTTTTCTGATTTGGAGCATCTATGCTTACGTATTCTTAGGAAGAAAACGGGAGACGGCTGGACCCGCTCTGAAGCGGCCCTTCGATATCAGTCTACCTTTAAAGAAGTCATGGTCGATGAATACCAGGATACGAATATGGTGCAAGAAGCAATATTAAAGCTAGTTACAAAGGATTCAGAAGAGGAAGGAAACATGTTTATGGTTGGGGATGTGAAGCAGTCCATCTATCGTTTCCGATTAGCAGAACCATTCCTTTTCTTAAGCAAGTATAAAAGGTTTCATTCAGAGGGTTATGAAACAGGATTAAAAATTGATCTAAATCAAAATTTCCGCTCTCGTCCTGAAATTCTTGATGCGACGAACTTCCTTTTTAAACAAATGATGGGTGAAACAGTTGGGGAAATTGACTATAACGACGATGCGGAGCTTAAATTTGGAGCCTCCTATTACCCTGAGGCCAGCAACAGAGAAACAGAGCTTCTTTTAATTGATAGAAGTGACTCTCTTTTGAATGAAGAAGATGATGATCAACCAAGTGATGGGGCAGAGACAAACACAGCTTTTGATAAAACGGAGCTTGAAACAGCACAAGTGGAAGCAAAACTCATCGCAAAAAGGATCAAACAGCTTATTCAAAATGGCTATGAGGTGTATGACAAGCATCTGAAAGTGATGCGGCCTGTCACTTATCGAGATTTTGTTATTTTAATGCGATCGATGCCATGGGCGCCACAATTTATGGATGAGTTCAAACAACAGGGTCTTCCCCTTTACGCAAATCTAAGCACAGGTTATTTTGAAGCAACGGAAGTGGCCATACTCTTGTCGTTGCTAAAAATAATTGATAACCCATATCAGGATGTTCCGCTTGCTGCCGTTTTACGTTCTCCTATTGTAGGGCTTGATTCCAATGATCTCGCTACGATAAGAATACAACAAAAAAAGGGCACCTATTTTGAAGCACTTCTGGCCTTTTTAGAGCGACAGCCTGATTCAGTAGAAGAGAGAGAACTCCTTTATAAGGTAAAAGAGTTTTATGAGTTGCTTCAGGCTTGGAGAACTCAAGCTAGAGAAGGAGCCTTATCAGAGCTGATCTGGAAAGTCTATCAAGATACACACTTTTATGATTTTGTTGGAGGCATGCCTGGAGGAAAACAGCGCCAGGCCAACCTACGTGCATTATATGACCGAGCAAGACAATATGAAGCTACCTCATTTCGAGGACTTTTCCGCTTTTTACGCTTCATTGAAAGAATGCAAGACCGCGGGGAGGACCTTGGAGCAGCAAGAGCCCTTGGAGAACAGGAAGATGTGGTTCGTTTAATGACGATTCACTCAAGCAAGGGGTTAGAGTTTCCAATCGTTTTTGTAGCTGGTTTATCCAAGCAATTTAATATGATGGATTTGAGAAAAAGCTACTTAATGGATAAAGAGCTTGGCTTTGGTGCTAGCTTTGTCAACCCTAAGCTGAGAATTACGTATCCGACTATTTTACAGCTCGCCATGAAGCATAAAGCAAAAGCACAGCTGATTGCAGAAGAAATGAGGGTGCTTTATGTGGCGCTGACTCGTGCAAAAGAAAAGCTTTACCTAGTCGGTACTTTAAAGGACGCAGAAAAATCAATGCAAAATTGGAATGAATCTGTTACGCATTCAGACTGGCTTCTACCAGATTACGTAAGAGCAAATGCAAAGTCCTATATGGACTGGATTGGTCCAGCTCTTATTCGCCATAACGATACAGAGTTACTTCGTGATAAAGAGCAAACAACAGAGTGTGCTGCTGAAATCACTGCTCATCCTTCAAAATGGAAGGTTACGATGACCAACGTCCACGAGCTTCTAGAAGAGATAGAAGAGGATAAAGCAGTGGAAGACGAACAAATTAATAGGCTGAGAAGTGGGTTACCAGTATCGATGCAAAGTCCTCTAAAAGCTCAGGTTGAGTCCCAACTATACTGGAATTACCCTTATACAAAAGCGAGTCTTCAACGATCAAAACAGTCAGTGTCGGAAATAAAAAGGTTGAGAGAGCAACAAGATCCTTATGCAGAACAGACGATGATTCGTAAGGAAAAAAGATTCTTCCTTGACAGACCCGCCTTTTTACAAAAGAAACAGCTATCACCTACAGAGGTGGGGACCGCTATGCATGCTGTCATGCAAAATATCAAGCTGAGCTTGGAAGAGGAGATGAACAGGGACCATCTGCAGGCACAGGTCCAAGAGATGGTGCAAAAAGAGTTACTCTCAAAAGAACAAGCTGAAGTCATCGATTTTGAAGCAATCCTGTCATTCTTCCACACAAAGATTGGGAGAAAAATGCTTCATGCTAAACAAATTCATAGAGAAATTCCGTTCAGCTATGCCCTTCAAGGCGATGACATGATGGAAAAGCCTGGAGTTTCGGAGGAAACCGTTTTAATCCAAGGTGTTA
Proteins encoded:
- the addA gene encoding helicase-exonuclease AddAB subunit AddA, whose translation is MILDVIPKPDGAQWTDDQWKAIVASGRDMLVAAAAGSGKTAVLVERIITKMVSEHVDVDRLLVVTFTNASAAEMRHRIGEALEKELEKKPASLHLRRQLSLLNRASISTIHSFCLEVIRKYYYLIDIDPGFRIADTTEIQLLQEEVLEMVFEEEYGQENDAFFDLVDRFTSDRTDHALQELVLKLYEFSRANEDPEQWLEDIVTFYRSANEESIDHFPFIEMLKNMIKLQLEAARTLLEKASELTLRPGGPAPRAENVEQDLSQLFRLLEGLNLSWEDLYASMQELEFPRAKTCRGDEYDKDLLEAWTKARNQAKDIVNGIKEEFFTRRPESLLTDLAELAPVMDMLVKLVKKYGNAFHLLKQEKGLVDFSDLEHLCLRILRKKTGDGWTRSEAALRYQSTFKEVMVDEYQDTNMVQEAILKLVTKDSEEEGNMFMVGDVKQSIYRFRLAEPFLFLSKYKRFHSEGYETGLKIDLNQNFRSRPEILDATNFLFKQMMGETVGEIDYNDDAELKFGASYYPEASNRETELLLIDRSDSLLNEEDDDQPSDGAETNTAFDKTELETAQVEAKLIAKRIKQLIQNGYEVYDKHLKVMRPVTYRDFVILMRSMPWAPQFMDEFKQQGLPLYANLSTGYFEATEVAILLSLLKIIDNPYQDVPLAAVLRSPIVGLDSNDLATIRIQQKKGTYFEALLAFLERQPDSVEERELLYKVKEFYELLQAWRTQAREGALSELIWKVYQDTHFYDFVGGMPGGKQRQANLRALYDRARQYEATSFRGLFRFLRFIERMQDRGEDLGAARALGEQEDVVRLMTIHSSKGLEFPIVFVAGLSKQFNMMDLRKSYLMDKELGFGASFVNPKLRITYPTILQLAMKHKAKAQLIAEEMRVLYVALTRAKEKLYLVGTLKDAEKSMQNWNESVTHSDWLLPDYVRANAKSYMDWIGPALIRHNDTELLRDKEQTTECAAEITAHPSKWKVTMTNVHELLEEIEEDKAVEDEQINRLRSGLPVSMQSPLKAQVESQLYWNYPYTKASLQRSKQSVSEIKRLREQQDPYAEQTMIRKEKRFFLDRPAFLQKKQLSPTEVGTAMHAVMQNIKLSLEEEMNRDHLQAQVQEMVQKELLSKEQAEVIDFEAILSFFHTKIGRKMLHAKQIHREIPFSYALQGDDMMEKPGVSEETVLIQGVIDCLIEDEEGIILIDYKTDKINERYSSITEAEPILKRRYQEQVALYGKAVEHIWKKQLSAKYLYFFDGNHLIQMD